The proteins below are encoded in one region of Chryseobacterium wanjuense:
- the porD gene encoding type IX secretion system protein PorD, which translates to MKKILSIFLLLFLFNLNFSQELLATVQVNSQQIGGTNQSAYKALEKSLRDFINNTSWTGKKLQNFEKIKSNFAIVITEREGNRFRGNIVVQAVRPVFNTTYESPLINLQDTRFSFDYVENENLIFNERQFSGKNLIDVISFYIYIILGYDADSFQSMGGTQWFQKAQQIAQNGESQNTYEGWKLIKEPRGRSVLIKEIMSPNWSQVRATMYTYHRAGLDNLFNQDQAAAKKVIFDALMQLKMYENTFQQSYYFNLFLDNKSDEIFNIFNSGNNGGIALADLKNEMTILAPKYTEEKWSKWKQ; encoded by the coding sequence ATGAAAAAAATTTTAAGCATATTTTTACTTCTGTTTTTATTTAATCTTAATTTTTCTCAGGAATTATTAGCCACTGTTCAGGTAAATTCCCAGCAGATCGGGGGAACCAACCAGTCGGCTTACAAGGCATTGGAGAAAAGTCTTAGAGATTTTATCAACAATACGAGCTGGACAGGGAAGAAACTTCAGAATTTTGAAAAAATTAAATCCAATTTTGCGATCGTTATCACAGAAAGGGAAGGGAACCGTTTCAGAGGAAATATTGTGGTTCAGGCAGTTCGCCCGGTTTTTAATACAACCTATGAATCCCCGCTGATCAATCTTCAGGATACAAGGTTTTCGTTCGATTATGTAGAAAATGAGAATCTTATTTTTAATGAAAGACAGTTTTCCGGAAAAAATTTAATTGATGTTATCAGTTTTTATATATATATAATTTTAGGATACGATGCAGACAGCTTTCAATCGATGGGTGGAACCCAATGGTTTCAAAAAGCTCAGCAGATTGCACAAAACGGAGAATCTCAGAATACGTATGAAGGGTGGAAGCTGATCAAAGAACCAAGAGGCCGTTCCGTCCTGATCAAAGAAATAATGAGTCCGAACTGGAGCCAGGTGCGTGCAACGATGTACACTTATCATAGAGCCGGTCTGGATAATTTATTCAACCAGGATCAGGCTGCAGCAAAAAAAGTGATTTTTGATGCCTTAATGCAGTTGAAAATGTATGAAAACACCTTCCAACAATCTTATTACTTCAATCTTTTCCTGGATAATAAGTCTGACGAAATTTTTAATATCTTCAATTCAGGGAATAACGGGGGAATTGCACTTGCCGATCTCAAAAACGAAATGACCATTCTCGCTCCAAAATACACAGAAGAGAAATGGAGTAAGTGGAAACAGTAA
- the coaBC gene encoding bifunctional phosphopantothenoylcysteine decarboxylase/phosphopantothenate--cysteine ligase CoaBC has protein sequence MSLSGKKILIAISGGIAAFKIHFLIRDFVKKGAEVQVIMTPDAEHFVTKLSISTLSKNPVYTDFYGDNGSWNSHVEMALWADVMVVAPCTANTLAKMVHGICDNLLIATYMSAKCPVFIAPAMDLDMYAHPSTIKNLELAESYGHIIIPAENGELASGLIGQGRLAEPETIAKAVEDFFDANRTKTLEGKTVLITAGPTYEAIDPVRFIGNHSSGKMGFSLAEEAAKRGAKVILISGPSSQSINNKNVDVHKVTSAKEMLAKVFEFYDKIDIGIASAAVADYAPKDVAKEKIKKDDDNLTIELVKNPDILRTMGEKKTHQFLVGFALETQNEEENAKGKLAKKNLDMIVLNSLRDEGAGFKNDTNKIKIFTPTEKKEFDLKSKDDVAKDILDFVEAQLLK, from the coding sequence ATGAGTCTTTCTGGGAAAAAAATTCTCATCGCGATTTCTGGGGGAATTGCTGCTTTCAAAATTCATTTTCTCATCAGAGATTTTGTGAAAAAAGGAGCGGAAGTTCAGGTAATTATGACTCCTGATGCAGAACATTTTGTGACCAAACTGAGCATTTCAACATTATCGAAAAACCCTGTTTACACAGATTTTTATGGTGACAACGGAAGCTGGAACAGTCATGTGGAAATGGCTTTGTGGGCAGATGTCATGGTTGTGGCGCCTTGTACGGCAAATACATTGGCTAAAATGGTTCACGGGATTTGTGATAATTTGCTTATTGCAACCTATATGTCTGCAAAATGTCCCGTATTCATTGCGCCTGCGATGGATCTGGATATGTATGCTCACCCTTCCACAATAAAAAATCTGGAATTGGCTGAAAGCTATGGACACATCATCATCCCTGCGGAAAACGGAGAACTGGCCAGCGGATTGATCGGACAGGGAAGATTGGCAGAACCGGAAACAATTGCAAAAGCGGTAGAAGATTTTTTTGATGCAAACCGTACAAAAACATTGGAAGGAAAAACGGTTTTAATTACCGCCGGGCCAACTTACGAAGCCATTGATCCTGTACGTTTTATCGGAAATCATTCTTCCGGAAAAATGGGATTTTCTTTGGCTGAAGAAGCAGCAAAAAGAGGAGCTAAGGTTATCCTGATCTCGGGACCGAGCTCTCAGTCAATTAATAATAAAAATGTTGATGTACATAAAGTTACGTCTGCAAAAGAAATGCTGGCGAAAGTATTCGAATTTTATGATAAAATAGACATCGGAATTGCCAGTGCCGCCGTTGCAGACTACGCTCCGAAGGATGTTGCGAAGGAAAAAATCAAAAAAGATGATGATAATCTTACGATTGAATTAGTAAAAAATCCTGACATTCTCAGAACAATGGGAGAGAAGAAAACGCATCAGTTTTTGGTAGGTTTTGCTTTAGAAACGCAGAATGAAGAAGAGAATGCCAAAGGAAAATTAGCCAAGAAAAATCTGGATATGATCGTTTTAAACTCACTTCGAGATGAAGGTGCCGGTTTTAAAAATGATACCAATAAAATAAAAATATTCACCCCGACGGAAAAGAAAGAATTTGACCTGAAATCTAAAGATGATGTAGCCAAAGATATTTTGGATTTCGTTGAAGCTCAACTTTTAAAATAA
- a CDS encoding DNA repair protein RecN, producing MLSRIYIKNFALIDTLEVSLHNGLQVITGETGAGKSIILGALRLILGERADVKSISNAEEKSIVETEFALNNQFKKFFIENDLDYELQTIIRREILPSGKSRAFINDVPVTLDILKELSSQLIDIHSQFETSNLFTSEYQFKIIDGLSGNKQIIEEYQKEFSDFQSLKIQLKKYQTQLSETNKESDYKEFLLNELEELKLDDVDYEDLQNQLSIQENAEMISENLVQVLSRFHQEEVGILSFFNEAKNKLSKIAEVSNGFAELDGRLETSFVELKDIISELENEAEKIEINPENLAILSELNNKINALFLKHNVVGITELKEIRDQLAGEQKGASELEALIAGIEESISKKEKTLQTLAEKLSKNRKKNIPVFIKKAEELLKKLGLEKAKVDIELQDSPDFNQFGKENIQLLFQANSGFPLRPIQTAISGGERSRVMLAVKKIIAESDDLPTLILDEIDTGVSGKVAEEIGNLMREMSADMQLIVISHLAQVAAKGNNNYKVVKQDVAGKTQSTIVPLSDDEKLNEIAQLLSGSKITEAALAQAKELIG from the coding sequence ATGCTTTCGAGAATTTATATTAAAAACTTTGCCCTGATTGATACCCTGGAGGTATCACTGCACAATGGTTTACAGGTGATCACTGGTGAAACTGGTGCCGGAAAATCTATTATTTTAGGTGCTTTGCGGCTTATTCTGGGGGAAAGGGCAGATGTGAAGTCGATCTCAAATGCAGAAGAAAAAAGCATTGTAGAGACAGAATTTGCTTTAAATAATCAATTCAAAAAATTCTTCATCGAAAACGATCTGGATTACGAGCTTCAGACAATTATCCGAAGAGAAATTCTGCCTTCCGGAAAATCCAGGGCATTCATCAATGATGTTCCGGTGACGCTGGATATCTTGAAAGAATTATCTTCTCAACTGATTGATATTCATTCTCAATTTGAAACATCCAATCTTTTTACTTCAGAATATCAGTTTAAAATTATCGACGGACTTTCCGGAAATAAACAGATTATCGAAGAATATCAGAAAGAGTTTTCAGATTTTCAAAGTTTAAAGATTCAGCTTAAAAAATATCAGACTCAGCTTTCCGAAACCAATAAAGAAAGCGATTACAAAGAATTTTTGTTAAACGAACTGGAAGAGCTGAAATTGGATGATGTAGATTATGAAGATCTGCAAAACCAGCTTTCTATCCAGGAAAATGCAGAGATGATTTCTGAAAATCTGGTTCAGGTTTTATCGAGATTCCATCAGGAAGAAGTCGGGATCTTGTCTTTTTTTAATGAAGCTAAAAACAAACTTTCAAAAATCGCAGAGGTTTCAAACGGATTTGCGGAGCTTGATGGCAGGCTGGAAACTTCTTTTGTTGAATTAAAAGATATCATTTCCGAGCTCGAAAATGAAGCGGAAAAAATTGAAATCAATCCTGAAAATTTAGCGATACTTTCCGAACTTAATAATAAAATCAACGCATTATTTCTAAAGCATAATGTTGTTGGTATTACGGAATTAAAGGAAATCAGAGATCAATTGGCAGGTGAACAGAAAGGTGCCTCCGAACTGGAAGCCCTGATTGCAGGCATTGAAGAAAGTATTTCTAAAAAAGAAAAAACACTTCAGACTTTAGCCGAAAAATTGTCTAAAAACAGAAAGAAAAATATTCCTGTTTTCATTAAAAAAGCAGAAGAGCTGCTTAAAAAACTAGGGCTGGAAAAGGCGAAAGTTGATATAGAATTGCAGGATTCTCCTGATTTCAACCAATTCGGAAAAGAAAATATCCAGCTTTTGTTCCAGGCGAATTCCGGTTTTCCTTTAAGACCGATTCAAACGGCTATTTCAGGCGGTGAAAGATCAAGAGTAATGCTGGCGGTAAAGAAAATCATTGCCGAAAGCGACGATCTTCCTACCTTGATTTTAGATGAAATCGACACCGGAGTTTCAGGAAAAGTAGCCGAAGAAATCGGAAATCTGATGCGTGAAATGTCCGCAGATATGCAGCTGATCGTTATCTCTCACCTGGCGCAGGTTGCCGCGAAAGGAAATAATAACTACAAAGTGGTAAAACAGGATGTTGCGGGTAAAACTCAATCCACAATCGTTCCTTTGAGCGACGACGAAAAGCTGAACGAAATTGCCCAACTACTTTCCGGAAGCAAGATCACGGAAGCGGCTTTGGCACAGGCGAAAGAGCTTATTGGATAA